The genomic DNA GCTTTGCCTTTTATCTCATTTTTTATCTCCGTAGGCTCATCATTCAACAGCTTATTAAAATCCGGTATTAAATTGCTTATTTTTAAGATAAAATTAATAACTTTCGTTTTAAAGTTTTCTAATATAGTTAACTTATCCTGTAAATTTTCTATCGTTTCGTCTTTAACTTTTGCTTCTTCTTCTAGCTCAGATATTCTTTGAACTTTGCCATTTATAGAAGTTTGTAGTTTAACGATTTGTAGTAGCTTGCTTTCATTGTCTTCCTTTAAGGCATTCTCGTTACTTAACGACGCCTCCAGCTCTTCGTTTCTTTGTTTCAAAGACTGATTTGTTTTTTCTTTGCTTTCTAGATCTGTATTAGCTTCTTCGAGCTTGCTTTGTAGGGCATCGCTTTGGTCGGCTTTTTGTTTTAGTTTATCTATTTGCGCTATATCAGCTTCAATATTTTCTAATCGGCTTTTTAGTTTATTGTTTTCATCTTCTTTTTGAATTAGCTCGGCCGAGAGATTGCCTATTTGTAAATTTCTATCTTTTATAATTTCGTCTTGATTATTTAGATTTGCGTTTATCTCTTTTAGCTTTTTATTTTCTTGGATTAGATTTTCGTTGGATTGATCCAGCTCGTTATTTTTTACAATTATCTCACCCTTGTTTATTAGTTGATTCGTTAGCTCGTAAATCCTTTGTTTTAGTTCTACGTCGGTAACTATACTTATATTATTTTGCATTTGATCTAATACTAAATTCGTAAGACTCGTTATAAAAGTCTTATCGTCCTCAATTTCCAATCTCAAATAGTCTTTGCCGAACATAGACTCTTTCTTTTTTATATACTTTCTTGCTTCATCGACTATGGATTGTCTAATTTTATTTTTAAACTTTTGCTCATTACTATACTCTTTTTCTGTTTTGTGCATTTGTTTTATATTTTTATGCCTCATCTTAGAGCCTAGCTCGCCGCGCAATGCTATGCCCTTAAACGCCGCCCCTCCCATTTCTTGCATACTTCTGCCGAATTTTAGCGTTTCGCCCTTGCCGCTAAACCTAAGATTTTTATGGTTTTCAAATTGGTAATTCGTAAAAATAAGCTGATAATGCTTAGTTTTCTCATCGTTGTGCTCAGCGATTAGCAGGCATTTAACGCCGTATTTAGCGCAATAATCGTTTGCAAATCTTCTAACTCTGTCGAGCGAGACCTGAGCGTTGATAAAATTTACTTCGGTTTTATTTAGCCCTTCTTTGGATTCTTTATTCCGATCGGTGCCGAAACTTATGACTATTTCGGAAAACCCGACCATATTTTCTCGCCAACGATTCTTTACCACCTTGCCGTTTTTATAGATTTTAGTTTGGGCTTCGTAGTCGGCTTTCATTTTTTCGTGGTATTTTTTCAAGAGTGCTTTTATATACTTTCTATCGTTAAATTCCCTATCGCTACTAGGCATCTCTCGCATATTGCCGTTATCGTTATATTCGCTAAGCACTATGTATCTATTATTTCGGCTGTTACCTCTAAGATATCCGATTTTAGAGGCGTGTTTGACCTCTCTAACATTGTGCTCATACCTTATAATAGCCTTTTTGAGCGTCAAGAATTCGCTTCTTACACAAAGAACTAGGCTGTGTCCGCCTATTTGAAGAGCATTACTCATTTTTGATCCTTTTCTTTATTATCTACTATAGAAATTAAGAGCATGTTTTAACACTTTTTTGAAAAATATAAGCTGCAATATCCGTTATCGCAAACGCTATGCGAGAATTCTTTGCATCTCCAATTTTGATATAACGTGGAATATCCCTGCCCTGCGATATACGAAGATCAAGAGTGGATATACCAATACCAAGAACCGCTGCGGTTTGCTTTCTGTCTAAAACCACCTTTCCTTTATATTGGCTAGATATGTGCTCAAGAAGCGTTTTGTATTCTAGGTCGTTATATAATTCATTAAGCATATTATTTTTCTCCTTTTGCTTAGTTCTTACATAACTAATTACAGCAACTTTTTATTTACTTTTGCTATTTTGAGCGGTTTTTGGGTAGTTTTTTGAAAAACTTTTAATACCATATGGTTCTTTAGAGTATTTTAGAGTAATTGAGAGTAAAAAATTGTTTTCTTGTTTTTTAAAACAAAAATAAGGTATCTTAGATTAACTTAGAAAGCTTGGTAAGAAATTGGAATATTAAAAAATTTCGGGAACAAATAGGGAACAAATTTTATAAAACTAAGAAAACTTAAAGCTCTTGAAATATCGGTAAAATCGGGGTTTAAAGAGATTTTTGAGTATATATGGCTCCGGATGCTGGATTCGTATAATACTATTTCTTAAAGTATTTTATATACCTCTAATATACTACAAAAATACCTAAAATAGGCGATTTTATTGATTAAGCTTATTCTAAGCTATCCTAAAATATCATGTATTTTTATAAAAATAGAGGGGAAATAAAGGGGAAAAATGCTTCGCCACTTTTTAAGTAAAAGGAGAAACCTTAAATGGCTTTAATGTCTTATAATAAATTTGCAAATACAAATAAATATCCGGGAGTTAGAATTTATATTCCCGAAAATAACGATATGATTTTTTACGTAAGATTAGACGGCAAAGACATAAAAGTAGGCTCAAAATCAGAAGGCGTAAACGTAACCTACGCCTATAATAAAAAGAAAGAATACGACACCAAAAAGAGAAACGGCGAGCTACCGGATAGTATAACTAAGAAACAGCTTGTTAAAGGTGGTTTAAAATTTGATGACATAGCAAAAGCATTTTTTGATTATAGGCTCGAACAAACGCCAGATAAAACGGAAAACATTAAAGAGCAAATTTGTATGTATGAGCAGTATCATAAAAGTAAATTCGGAAGTATCGTTACAAGCTTGATAAGCTCCGAGATGATACAAGAGCATTTTAAAAATATAAAAGAAACTGTGTCTAGCAGAACCGGTCGCAAGCTATCACAATCGCGTACAAATGCTATTATGGGCATAATAAGAACGATTTTTAACTACGCTATAAAACAAAAGCTTATATCTCATCTTAGTCCATTTGATATAGAGATCAAAAAACCAGATAATAAACGAGAAAGATTTTTAGAACTTGTAGAAATCGAGCTTTTACGCAAAGAGCTAGCCTGTAAAGGAGATTTTGCACTAGAGTTATTCGTAGAACTTGCTTTATGTACTGGAGCTAGGCTTGATGGCATATTAAGTATAAAGAAAAAAGATATATCGCTTTCAAATATGAGTGTAAATATAACCGACTTTAAAAGCAAAAATCCAGAAAATAAAAGATATACGGGATTTTTAAGCGATGAGGCATTGGTGCTGATAAATAAAATTTACACGAAGATTTCGCCAAATGATGCTCTTGTCGATAAACCCTACGCCACACTTCAAAACGTTTTGCAACATCTATTAAACAAACTCTTTAATGATGGGCTTGCGCCAGAGGATAGCGCAAATAGGGTCGTAATACACACGCTAAGGCACACGTTCGCCTCTCATCTGGCCATAGCCGGCACCCCGATACTAACGATAAAAAAGCTCATGAATCACTCTGATATCAACCATACTCTAAGATACGCGAAACTAATGCCAGACAGTGGTAAGGAGATGGTGAAGAAACTATATAAAGTATAATTTTGTGGTTTATATGTAAAAAAAATTGTATAATCCAACAATTATTAGATAGATTGAGATGTTCGATTCTGTCGCTTACCATTTTTAAAAATAAAACCATAAATTTAAATCGTATATATTATATATAGGCAAACACAATGACCCAAAAAAGAGAATTTATACCGCAAGAGCTTCCGCTGGATTTTAAGCCTACCGAGAAAATTTATAAAGCGCTAAATAGAGCCTCAAGAAAACTAGGCGAACTAAACGGTTTTATAAAAACCATTCCAAACCATTATATTTTGATAAATTCTCTCGT from Campylobacter concisus includes the following:
- a CDS encoding helix-turn-helix transcriptional regulator, which encodes MLNELYNDLEYKTLLEHISSQYKGKVVLDRKQTAAVLGIGISTLDLRISQGRDIPRYIKIGDAKNSRIAFAITDIAAYIFQKSVKTCS
- a CDS encoding tyrosine-type recombinase/integrase, encoding MALMSYNKFANTNKYPGVRIYIPENNDMIFYVRLDGKDIKVGSKSEGVNVTYAYNKKKEYDTKKRNGELPDSITKKQLVKGGLKFDDIAKAFFDYRLEQTPDKTENIKEQICMYEQYHKSKFGSIVTSLISSEMIQEHFKNIKETVSSRTGRKLSQSRTNAIMGIIRTIFNYAIKQKLISHLSPFDIEIKKPDNKRERFLELVEIELLRKELACKGDFALELFVELALCTGARLDGILSIKKKDISLSNMSVNITDFKSKNPENKRYTGFLSDEALVLINKIYTKISPNDALVDKPYATLQNVLQHLLNKLFNDGLAPEDSANRVVIHTLRHTFASHLAIAGTPILTIKKLMNHSDINHTLRYAKLMPDSGKEMVKKLYKV